A single region of the Mesotoga sp. BH458_6_3_2_1 genome encodes:
- a CDS encoding DUF503 domain-containing protein, whose translation MHVGYMTYLLRLYGVGSLKEKRAVIRPLISDLRKNFNASVVETGKHDSKKEAELTVSIVANERGELDSLFQSVWQRIIWNGIEIIGENGEIW comes from the coding sequence ATGCATGTGGGTTACATGACATATCTGTTACGGCTATATGGGGTCGGTTCTCTGAAGGAGAAGCGTGCGGTAATTAGACCTCTAATCAGTGATCTCAGAAAAAACTTCAACGCTTCTGTCGTCGAAACCGGTAAACATGATTCGAAGAAGGAGGCGGAATTAACGGTAAGCATAGTTGCAAACGAGAGAGGTGAATTAGATTCACTCTTCCAATCGGTTTGGCAGCGCATTATCTGGAATGGCATTGAGATCATCGGAGAGAATGGAGAGATTTGGTGA
- the yqeK gene encoding bis(5'-nucleosyl)-tetraphosphatase (symmetrical) YqeK, with translation MNIEYDTLIEVVRDKARKMCSEERLKHVFGVERLARKLSRIHGIDSSKAGLVAVSHDIFRDHDEDELLRLSVFYGIEATEIERNAPVLLHGKIAAFHLREEHGVQEDVFQALYWHVSGVPGMTLLGKILMISDIGEEGRSFPEALQIRKAAEVDLEKSFADVIRLKIAWAINTGSLLLPETVWTWNELLGGANHVSN, from the coding sequence TTGAATATCGAATACGATACGCTAATTGAAGTTGTCCGAGACAAAGCAAGAAAAATGTGTTCCGAAGAGAGACTGAAGCACGTTTTTGGAGTAGAAAGACTCGCAAGGAAGCTAAGCAGAATACACGGTATTGATTCTTCAAAGGCTGGGTTAGTCGCTGTTTCGCACGATATCTTTCGGGATCATGATGAAGACGAGCTCCTACGCTTGTCGGTTTTCTACGGAATAGAAGCCACGGAGATCGAGAGAAATGCTCCGGTTCTTCTTCATGGCAAAATAGCAGCCTTTCATCTGAGGGAAGAACACGGCGTGCAAGAAGACGTTTTTCAGGCTTTGTACTGGCATGTAAGCGGAGTCCCGGGTATGACTCTTCTAGGAAAAATACTTATGATTTCGGATATTGGCGAGGAAGGTAGATCCTTTCCAGAAGCCCTTCAGATTCGGAAAGCGGCTGAGGTCGATCTAGAAAAATCATTTGCTGACGTGATAAGATTGAAGATAGCATGGGCCATTAATACAGGCAGTCTTTTGCTTCCCGAGACTGTATGGACGTGGAATGAATTGCTTGGAGGTGCCAATCATGTCTCTAATTAA
- a CDS encoding LCP family protein: MFKEAYSSMLGRDLAGETFLIVGTDTGGDSENAVGGRTDYISVAYFGSSGTLLLKSIPRDTIITHESERRKINSLFNSFGMEVLIREVEKLTERKITGSVSIDFNTVTEVTKFSGPIRVEVTSLMHHDDFQQGLHIHFEPGIHFLEGEDLLKFLRYREADSGDLGRIERQKQVVEQFVQNLIKAGPSKIIEMIDFVIERTDISIDKKSLTDLAVGFFTGQRAVRFTQIDYYIDDNGRIIPSGPGENEPEAVKAEGASPKILVVNNIPDFSAKFGDFAETIKGQWSSLAGVKVGATGIVPDVSGIEKRDTYLFINSRASEIRELFSKAHVYHRPFVIVTSSFGGLEYYYSLIDSLSKNRFYQSGYDAYVLLGVGGK; this comes from the coding sequence ATGTTCAAGGAAGCGTATAGTTCTATGTTGGGGAGAGATCTTGCGGGTGAGACTTTCCTGATAGTTGGGACTGATACCGGTGGAGACTCTGAAAATGCTGTCGGTGGAAGAACAGACTACATATCGGTAGCTTACTTCGGATCCTCAGGGACTTTGTTGCTGAAAAGCATCCCAAGAGACACGATCATTACACACGAGTCGGAAAGAAGAAAGATCAACTCTCTATTTAACTCTTTTGGAATGGAGGTACTAATTCGAGAAGTCGAGAAGCTCACAGAGAGAAAAATCACTGGTTCAGTTTCTATAGACTTCAATACAGTCACTGAAGTAACAAAGTTTTCCGGTCCCATTCGCGTGGAAGTTACCTCTCTTATGCACCACGATGATTTTCAACAAGGACTACACATTCACTTTGAACCCGGTATTCATTTTCTTGAAGGGGAGGATTTGCTCAAATTCCTTCGCTACAGGGAGGCGGATTCGGGAGACCTAGGTCGTATTGAAAGGCAGAAGCAAGTTGTCGAGCAGTTTGTCCAAAACCTGATTAAGGCGGGGCCATCGAAAATAATCGAGATGATAGACTTTGTGATTGAAAGAACTGATATCAGTATAGATAAGAAGTCGCTGACAGATTTGGCAGTTGGGTTTTTCACCGGGCAAAGAGCTGTAAGGTTCACACAAATAGACTACTATATTGATGACAACGGCCGAATAATTCCTTCTGGACCGGGCGAGAATGAACCAGAAGCAGTTAAGGCGGAGGGCGCCTCTCCAAAGATCCTCGTGGTGAACAACATTCCGGACTTCAGCGCAAAATTCGGTGATTTTGCCGAGACAATAAAGGGTCAGTGGTCTTCGCTGGCCGGAGTGAAGGTAGGAGCAACGGGTATCGTTCCTGATGTATCAGGAATTGAGAAGCGTGACACATATCTCTTCATTAACTCGAGAGCTTCTGAGATCAGAGAGCTTTTCTCGAAGGCCCATGTTTATCACAGACCTTTTGTCATTGTTACTTCTAGCTTCGGAGGGCTTGAGTATTACTACTCGCTAATAGATTCCCTGTCGAAAAATAGATTTTATCAATCCGGCTACGATGCATATGTATTGCTTGGTGTAGGAGGAAAGTAA
- a CDS encoding GAF domain-containing protein: MRSIFRDFTYDFFGILNYPKEQWNDFWVLYRERHPRVLEEYMFKNNLDETLLAQALDGLERREIDRLSHYWETQGPIEKTKVLKELGRMSSQLHLEREDFVIHILGALGKQQHLIVPTSKGNVVMIDLLYCWKENTVRDFLSVVLSALDDFIDYSSMNVRHYMRGSEKAARLKRVFERIDKKVQGHSLEEKLTIVSKLLDKFVDYYNWTGFYLVNNNSLVLGPYVGEPTEHVKINFGSGICGQAAETKRVFLVPDVSKESNYLSCSARTKAEIVLPLLVGGTVIGELDIDSHFQNSFDDLDREFLEKTCRLLIES, from the coding sequence ATGAGGAGTATCTTCAGGGATTTCACATACGATTTCTTCGGTATTCTGAACTATCCGAAAGAACAATGGAACGATTTCTGGGTACTTTATAGAGAGAGACATCCAAGAGTTCTCGAAGAATACATGTTCAAAAACAACCTTGACGAAACGTTGCTTGCTCAAGCACTGGATGGCCTTGAAAGGAGAGAAATCGATAGGCTTTCTCACTATTGGGAAACTCAAGGTCCAATCGAAAAGACGAAGGTGCTCAAAGAGCTGGGAAGAATGTCGTCACAACTTCACCTGGAAAGGGAAGACTTCGTGATCCACATACTGGGTGCTCTTGGAAAACAACAACACCTGATTGTTCCAACGTCAAAGGGAAATGTAGTAATGATAGATCTTCTCTATTGCTGGAAAGAGAATACGGTAAGGGACTTCCTTAGTGTGGTTTTAAGTGCTCTTGATGACTTTATCGACTATTCAAGCATGAATGTTCGTCATTATATGCGTGGTTCAGAAAAGGCAGCAAGGCTCAAGAGAGTATTCGAGCGCATTGACAAGAAGGTACAGGGACATTCTCTGGAAGAAAAGCTAACGATTGTTTCGAAGCTGCTTGATAAATTTGTCGATTATTATAATTGGACTGGATTCTATCTTGTTAATAATAACTCCCTGGTTCTTGGTCCCTATGTGGGTGAACCTACCGAACACGTTAAGATCAATTTCGGAAGTGGCATATGCGGCCAAGCGGCGGAGACTAAGAGGGTTTTTCTTGTGCCTGACGTTTCCAAGGAATCCAACTATCTTTCTTGCAGTGCAAGAACGAAAGCAGAAATAGTTCTTCCACTTTTGGTTGGAGGGACGGTAATAGGTGAACTAGACATTGACAGTCATTTTCAAAATAGTTTCGATGATCTCGATCGGGAATTTCTCGAAAAAACTTGCAGACTCCTCATCGAAAGCTGA
- a CDS encoding type III PLP-dependent enzyme — MHITPEVRKAAREVKTPFLIMDMDYVRNNYFDIVSHVRNVQVFYAVKANSHPRIIETLRDLGSNFDVASRGEIEKLLSLGIGPDRMSFGNTIKKVEDIAYAYSVGIDYYAVDSEMEVEKIAAHAPGSKVYGRIATSGGDCDWPLSRKFGTDVNHVISIMEYADQLGLDAYGVSFHVGSQNYNVNSWDDAISDAAEVFKTLRSRGIDLRMLNLGGGMPVKHVREIKSVKAYGDIINKALDRYMSSIPDLELFIEPGRSMVGNSAILVSQVILRSKKGNENWVYIDAGVFHGLTETIEGFRYEVLTEGKVDDTKISFHLAGPTCDSVDTIYHEIDLPKNIGYGDILYFINAGAYTTEYATNFNGIDAPRVLFVEDFIDARTPIDGDFIE; from the coding sequence GTGCACATTACCCCTGAGGTAAGAAAGGCCGCAAGAGAAGTGAAGACACCATTCTTGATAATGGATATGGATTACGTCAGAAACAACTATTTCGACATTGTAAGCCATGTTAGGAATGTTCAGGTGTTTTACGCGGTTAAAGCGAATTCACACCCCAGGATTATCGAGACTCTTCGGGACCTCGGCAGTAATTTTGATGTAGCTTCTCGCGGTGAGATTGAGAAACTTCTCTCGCTTGGAATTGGTCCAGATAGAATGAGTTTTGGAAACACAATCAAGAAAGTGGAGGACATTGCATACGCTTATTCCGTTGGAATAGATTACTATGCTGTCGACTCTGAAATGGAAGTTGAGAAAATAGCCGCTCACGCTCCCGGAAGCAAAGTATATGGAAGAATTGCTACCAGCGGTGGCGATTGTGACTGGCCTCTCTCCAGAAAGTTTGGAACCGATGTTAATCATGTCATTTCAATAATGGAATATGCAGATCAGCTGGGACTTGATGCATATGGGGTAAGCTTCCATGTTGGTTCTCAGAATTACAACGTCAATAGCTGGGACGACGCGATAAGTGATGCCGCAGAGGTTTTCAAGACTCTACGCTCCAGGGGTATCGACCTTCGAATGTTGAACCTTGGTGGAGGTATGCCAGTTAAACATGTCAGAGAAATCAAGTCTGTCAAGGCATATGGTGACATTATTAACAAAGCGCTTGACAGATATATGTCTTCGATCCCCGATCTTGAGCTTTTCATAGAGCCAGGAAGATCAATGGTTGGGAATTCGGCGATTCTCGTGAGCCAGGTTATTCTCAGAAGCAAGAAGGGTAATGAAAACTGGGTCTACATAGATGCAGGTGTCTTTCACGGCCTCACGGAGACAATCGAAGGGTTCAGATACGAGGTCCTTACCGAAGGAAAGGTTGATGACACAAAGATCTCTTTTCATCTTGCAGGACCCACATGTGATTCTGTTGACACGATCTACCACGAAATTGATTTGCCGAAGAATATAGGCTACGGAGATATTCTGTATTTTATCAACGCGGGTGCTTATACAACAGAATACGCAACCAATTTCAATGGGATAGATGCTCCTAGAGTGCTTTTCGTAGAAGACTTCATAGATGCAAGAACACCAATTGACGGTGATTTCATAGAATAA
- a CDS encoding rhomboid family intramembrane serine protease: MIRFRSATITLIVINVAVYLLVAIMGLFRGPQGISYRDLITIYGGVSRFALSNGLIYTPLTALFLHGNLMHILFNMWALFQLGHVVEGVYGMKWYLFFYFATGIGGSLSAAAFSNAFTIGSSSAIFGLVGILFTLGLKKDTPVALKSITGYSLLPIILINLFLGFSIPGISNAAHIGGLVVGAIIGWFAKPAYVRFGRSRRVYTKVKEKSPEETSRDILVKYIPLLNTLKDERSEERTVRVAQLRSELSSLKDQEIASKVLWELYKRDLISQEEFERLRKFL, encoded by the coding sequence TTGATCCGATTTAGAAGCGCAACGATAACTTTGATAGTCATAAATGTGGCTGTATATCTCCTGGTTGCAATTATGGGGCTCTTTAGAGGTCCTCAGGGAATTAGTTATCGTGACCTTATCACGATATACGGTGGAGTCAGCAGGTTTGCCCTTTCAAACGGCTTGATATATACGCCGCTTACGGCCCTCTTTCTCCATGGGAACCTCATGCATATTCTTTTCAATATGTGGGCCCTTTTCCAGCTGGGTCATGTGGTCGAAGGTGTATACGGTATGAAGTGGTATCTATTCTTCTACTTTGCCACAGGAATCGGCGGAAGTCTCAGCGCTGCCGCCTTTTCGAATGCTTTCACAATCGGTTCGAGCAGTGCGATCTTCGGCCTTGTTGGCATCCTCTTCACCCTAGGGCTCAAGAAGGACACTCCGGTTGCATTGAAGTCGATTACAGGGTATTCCCTTTTGCCCATTATACTGATAAACTTGTTTCTTGGATTCAGTATCCCCGGAATAAGTAACGCAGCTCATATCGGGGGTCTTGTGGTTGGAGCAATCATTGGGTGGTTTGCAAAGCCTGCCTATGTTAGGTTTGGTCGCTCCAGAAGGGTCTATACAAAGGTGAAAGAAAAGAGCCCTGAAGAAACCTCAAGAGATATTCTTGTTAAGTACATTCCTTTACTGAACACCCTAAAGGACGAAAGATCGGAAGAAAGAACAGTAAGAGTAGCTCAGCTCAGGAGTGAATTGAGCAGCTTGAAAGATCAAGAGATAGCCTCAAAAGTACTATGGGAACTATATAAACGAGATCTGATTTCTCAGGAGGAATTCGAGAGGCTGAGAAAATTTCTATAA
- a CDS encoding NFACT family protein, producing MVFDGLTLQRAAAEISDSRGMQLKQQYQIGRTEFFFRLSKTGIEVSINPSSPYIAKGERKHNSPSLETPFSLFLRRHLNGFFLINLEQKGMDRILRFDFEGRDAFGEKKQYSLIMEFIGPGSNIVVLDEQDMIAQAFREMVTSKRTIARGLKYYSPDTPCKSLRGLSREEIKSHLLKSTDILSSAIRKSFTGFSRATAENIIGYLQLEDIPPEMIEEERLSEAAEFLSNLSSNSSDNHLFILEGEDGTEISPIPLDHKNRCERVRASEAIKRALESAGIETEIDRRKTSIVRKIEKSSKRIVKLIEKLEKELAELENYEVYRRYGELLVANLYRLKERQKEVELEDWETGKMTTISLDKKLTPSENAQLFFKYFGKSHRKELHIKKRLRVLHGESEYLEQLKEMLLQAESIDEIREFSSELEEAGIIRKPKNARNERKKLKRSGPRIFERDGFKYLVGRNNVENDGITKNASRNDIWFHARGIPGAHVILKRAGIEISVDAIHFGSMLAAKYSKGRQSGKVDVVYTEVQNVKKPKGAKPGMVLYRSGKTITVDLTKEMVEGN from the coding sequence ATGGTTTTCGACGGGCTGACTCTTCAAAGAGCTGCTGCAGAGATCTCGGATAGCAGAGGAATGCAGCTGAAACAGCAATATCAAATAGGTAGGACGGAGTTCTTCTTCAGGTTGTCGAAAACCGGTATTGAGGTCTCAATTAACCCGTCTTCCCCATACATCGCAAAAGGAGAGAGGAAACATAACTCTCCGTCACTGGAAACACCGTTCAGCCTCTTCTTGAGAAGACATCTCAACGGATTCTTCCTAATCAATCTAGAGCAGAAGGGAATGGACAGGATACTTAGATTTGACTTCGAAGGAAGAGACGCCTTTGGAGAGAAAAAGCAATACTCGCTGATCATGGAGTTTATTGGACCGGGCTCGAACATTGTTGTACTGGATGAACAAGACATGATAGCACAGGCTTTTAGGGAGATGGTGACCTCTAAGAGAACCATTGCCCGGGGCTTGAAGTATTACTCTCCTGACACACCCTGCAAATCTCTCAGAGGGCTGTCTAGAGAAGAGATCAAGTCTCATCTACTTAAGTCGACCGATATTCTATCGTCCGCTATCAGAAAGTCCTTTACAGGTTTTTCCAGGGCGACGGCCGAGAATATCATCGGTTATCTTCAACTCGAAGATATTCCCCCAGAAATGATTGAAGAGGAAAGGCTTTCTGAAGCAGCTGAATTTCTGAGTAATCTTTCCAGTAATAGTAGCGACAACCACCTTTTTATTCTCGAGGGGGAAGATGGTACTGAGATCTCTCCCATCCCACTCGATCACAAAAACCGTTGTGAGAGAGTTAGAGCATCCGAGGCGATAAAGCGCGCGCTCGAATCTGCTGGCATTGAAACTGAGATTGACAGGCGAAAGACTTCCATTGTCAGGAAAATTGAGAAATCCTCTAAACGGATTGTCAAATTGATTGAGAAGCTGGAGAAGGAGCTAGCCGAACTTGAAAACTACGAAGTATACAGGAGGTACGGAGAGCTTCTCGTCGCAAACTTATACAGACTGAAGGAAAGACAGAAGGAAGTTGAACTTGAAGACTGGGAAACTGGTAAGATGACAACGATTTCTCTAGACAAGAAACTTACACCCTCAGAAAATGCTCAGCTATTCTTCAAGTACTTTGGCAAATCTCATAGGAAGGAGCTTCATATTAAGAAAAGGCTGAGAGTCCTTCACGGGGAGAGCGAATACTTGGAGCAACTCAAAGAAATGCTTCTTCAAGCCGAATCAATCGATGAAATTCGTGAGTTCTCATCTGAACTTGAAGAGGCCGGTATAATCCGAAAGCCGAAGAATGCTAGAAATGAAAGGAAAAAGCTTAAGAGATCTGGCCCAAGGATCTTTGAAAGAGATGGTTTCAAATATCTCGTTGGAAGAAACAACGTCGAAAATGATGGAATCACGAAGAACGCCTCCAGGAACGATATCTGGTTTCACGCCAGAGGTATTCCAGGAGCACATGTTATACTTAAAAGAGCAGGTATTGAGATTTCAGTAGATGCAATCCACTTCGGCTCTATGCTGGCCGCAAAGTATTCGAAAGGCAGGCAATCAGGAAAGGTAGATGTTGTCTATACGGAAGTTCAGAACGTCAAGAAACCAAAAGGAGCAAAACCAGGAATGGTTCTATATAGAAGCGGGAAAACAATCACTGTAGATCTTACGAAAGAGATGGTGGAAGGAAATTGA
- the ispE gene encoding 4-(cytidine 5'-diphospho)-2-C-methyl-D-erythritol kinase, producing MVSNSFGIPSVSLKCPAKINLYLAVDKRRSDGFHNISTVFQTIDLFDELILTPGVTDSYFKCNTDLSWNHENTLHKALAEVERQTGRKIEIGMELKKRIPSGGGLGGGSSDAASLLRFFAKAFEIETERVIEMASAVGSDVPFFLRGGTAIASGRGEILSYPGDVTGYSVDLSFPEVEVSTVLAYRLIDELDSFHCIDERGARQYYEALKARDTVRLKNDSLNSFQNPIFSRFAEIKDHYSKSLLEKPNAVVTMMTGSGSTIFSLFQGRMGKHKFISSEELSKTWFSTG from the coding sequence ATGGTCTCAAATAGTTTTGGAATACCTTCTGTCTCATTGAAATGCCCGGCAAAGATAAATCTGTATCTTGCGGTAGATAAGAGGAGAAGTGACGGATTTCATAACATAAGCACCGTCTTCCAGACGATAGACTTATTTGACGAGTTGATCCTTACTCCAGGAGTCACTGATTCTTACTTCAAATGCAATACCGACCTTAGCTGGAATCATGAGAATACTCTTCACAAAGCGCTTGCTGAGGTTGAAAGGCAGACTGGTAGAAAAATCGAAATCGGAATGGAATTGAAGAAGAGGATTCCTTCAGGAGGAGGTTTGGGCGGAGGTAGTTCAGATGCCGCTTCTTTATTGAGATTCTTTGCTAAGGCATTCGAGATCGAAACTGAAAGAGTGATCGAAATGGCATCGGCGGTCGGTAGCGACGTCCCATTCTTTCTTAGAGGCGGAACAGCCATAGCTTCGGGAAGAGGTGAGATTCTGAGTTATCCCGGCGATGTGACGGGTTATTCAGTTGATTTGAGCTTTCCAGAGGTTGAGGTCTCGACAGTATTGGCATACAGACTAATAGATGAATTGGATTCATTTCATTGCATTGACGAGAGAGGAGCCAGGCAATACTATGAGGCTCTGAAAGCTCGTGATACCGTTAGGCTAAAAAATGATTCACTAAACTCATTTCAGAATCCAATTTTCAGTCGTTTCGCGGAGATCAAAGACCATTATTCGAAATCCCTGTTGGAGAAACCTAATGCAGTAGTTACGATGATGACAGGATCAGGATCAACAATCTTCTCACTTTTTCAAGGCAGAATGGGAAAGCACAAATTCATTAGTTCAGAGGAGCTGAGTAAAACATGGTTTTCGACGGGCTGA
- a CDS encoding NUDIX domain-containing protein, whose product MEERVLVVDVDCLGELATRNGLLALPLDEIKMRVERFGRFVRRSEAENDESMRQIIPYAVFKNGNEHLLMKRTRKQGEVRLHDMYSIGVGGHINPEDGAFPWEAFENGFEREIREEVSVNIHSMDYMGILNDLHTAVSRVHMGVVYLAEVDFNGFNEVEKFTGEMVDLAKLSRYREKMETWSQIVLEYLLSH is encoded by the coding sequence TTGGAAGAAAGAGTTCTCGTAGTCGATGTTGACTGTCTAGGAGAGCTGGCAACCCGAAACGGGTTGCTGGCTCTTCCTTTAGATGAGATAAAGATGAGAGTCGAGAGATTCGGAAGGTTTGTACGTCGCTCTGAAGCTGAAAACGATGAATCGATGAGGCAAATAATACCTTATGCGGTTTTCAAGAATGGGAATGAACATCTCCTTATGAAGAGAACAAGAAAACAAGGCGAAGTGCGTCTTCACGACATGTATTCAATAGGTGTTGGGGGTCATATAAATCCAGAAGATGGAGCATTCCCCTGGGAGGCTTTTGAGAATGGCTTCGAACGGGAAATCCGAGAAGAGGTCTCAGTTAACATCCATTCAATGGATTACATGGGGATCTTGAATGACCTTCATACAGCTGTAAGCAGGGTCCACATGGGAGTTGTCTACTTGGCAGAAGTGGATTTCAACGGATTTAATGAAGTGGAGAAGTTCACCGGTGAGATGGTTGACCTGGCAAAGCTTTCCAGGTACAGGGAGAAGATGGAAACATGGTCTCAAATAGTTTTGGAATACCTTCTGTCTCATTGA
- a CDS encoding CBS domain-containing protein, with protein sequence MKVITTHRNPDFDAFASAVAAQKLYPDHVIVFGGQLVPALKGFLSSKSLLLSFYNVNELKIFSLSSLVVVDTSDVKRIPSVLQQMIGKSTEVRFFDHHNTTLSESQHGVFKELGSCTTLMCNQLRKKRKEVTQSEAVLFATAIYRETGNFTHASTKAQDLRTAAWLIDIGAQPDGLGVYSSYKLSSSQQRLVESLILGLKSTSIRGVEINMATAKRNSLPAGFSLAVEKLWSFLGVENLVVLLETNNRVYFTLRSRYMNLETAELEGILRNGGGSYTLGYFENCSATEAEERIVRNFEDNIERLIKVREIMSSPVRTVLVDMRVEDVFKIMQRTGHHSLPVVDHEKIVGVSKYRDIEKAVRHGLSEKRVVEVIDRFFVTSSADDSVQLVTDKMVENNTTAILILDNGILSGIVTRTDLLRSTFGRRRIIDPGESHGEQNYAKFPVEDFIEERTEKRIVTMLRFLGAVGSELNMPTYIVGGFVRDLLLNKHNLDLDIVVEGNANTFAETFKKYFNIKIVEHKEFLASSMFFNDGLRIDVATARTEYYKKPAMLPEIEMSTIKKDLYRRDFSINAMAVKLNQEEFGILIDFFGSRKDLSNGVIRALHPLSFIEDPTRILRAVRFEQRFGFEIEIRTAELLKLCAAEGYLNRVTGQRLRDELIKTLQEPLPLKALRRLSSLGVTEKLFPQSKFDRETDLMLDRYFSRRARNASLVGEDRIFYTLLMIMLRNSDNEAVEWCIERYGLTRNFLDRLTDAMSTAGRIVVEKPRKPSQFHILLKSRKSETLNFVDSCLDEEQDLLFLTYLRGLNEIRLTVDGTVLIEKYRMKEGPEIRELLEELLCARLDGLAEEKEDEFVREYLKGRG encoded by the coding sequence GTGAAAGTAATAACAACACACCGGAACCCCGATTTTGATGCATTTGCGTCTGCAGTAGCTGCTCAGAAGCTCTACCCAGATCATGTGATTGTCTTTGGAGGACAACTTGTTCCTGCATTGAAGGGATTCCTTTCATCCAAAAGTCTTTTGTTATCATTCTACAATGTGAATGAGCTGAAGATCTTCAGTCTCTCTTCCCTAGTCGTTGTCGACACTTCAGACGTGAAAAGAATTCCCTCTGTTCTTCAGCAAATGATAGGTAAGAGCACCGAAGTCAGATTCTTTGATCATCACAACACAACTCTTTCGGAATCGCAGCATGGGGTTTTCAAGGAACTTGGATCTTGCACCACTCTCATGTGTAACCAACTAAGAAAGAAGAGGAAAGAAGTGACTCAAAGTGAAGCAGTGCTCTTCGCTACAGCTATCTATAGAGAAACAGGGAACTTCACTCACGCCTCGACCAAGGCCCAGGATCTAAGGACGGCCGCCTGGCTAATAGACATCGGAGCACAACCCGACGGCCTAGGAGTCTATTCGAGTTATAAGTTGAGCTCCTCCCAGCAAAGACTTGTCGAGTCTCTTATATTGGGCCTCAAGAGCACATCGATAAGGGGTGTGGAAATCAATATGGCTACTGCAAAGAGGAATTCACTGCCCGCCGGGTTCAGTCTTGCGGTCGAAAAGCTCTGGTCATTCCTTGGTGTAGAGAACCTAGTAGTGCTTCTCGAAACAAATAATAGGGTCTACTTCACACTTAGGTCGCGCTACATGAATCTCGAAACAGCTGAGCTCGAAGGCATTCTCAGGAATGGCGGAGGGTCTTACACACTAGGTTACTTCGAAAACTGCTCTGCAACGGAGGCAGAAGAAAGAATAGTAAGAAACTTCGAAGACAATATTGAACGCTTGATAAAGGTTAGGGAGATTATGTCCTCACCTGTCAGGACCGTTCTTGTCGATATGAGAGTCGAGGACGTCTTCAAAATCATGCAGCGAACTGGCCATCACTCTCTCCCGGTAGTGGACCATGAGAAAATCGTGGGCGTTTCCAAATACAGAGATATCGAGAAGGCTGTACGTCACGGTCTCTCTGAAAAGAGAGTTGTTGAAGTTATTGACAGGTTCTTCGTAACATCTTCAGCAGATGATTCCGTTCAGTTGGTGACCGACAAGATGGTGGAGAACAACACAACTGCAATTCTAATTCTTGACAACGGCATATTAAGTGGAATAGTGACACGAACTGATCTGTTGAGAAGTACTTTTGGCAGAAGAAGAATAATTGATCCCGGAGAAAGCCATGGAGAACAGAATTACGCAAAGTTCCCGGTAGAAGATTTCATAGAGGAGCGCACAGAGAAACGCATAGTAACGATGTTAAGATTTCTTGGTGCTGTCGGTTCAGAACTCAACATGCCGACGTATATTGTGGGAGGGTTTGTAAGGGATCTGTTGCTCAACAAGCATAATCTAGATCTGGATATCGTTGTTGAGGGCAATGCAAATACTTTTGCAGAAACTTTCAAGAAATACTTCAACATAAAGATAGTGGAACACAAGGAGTTCCTTGCAAGTTCGATGTTTTTCAACGACGGTCTGCGAATCGATGTGGCAACCGCCAGGACCGAGTATTACAAGAAACCTGCAATGCTTCCTGAAATCGAGATGAGCACAATCAAGAAGGATCTCTACAGAAGGGATTTTTCCATCAACGCAATGGCGGTGAAGCTTAATCAAGAGGAGTTCGGTATTCTGATTGATTTTTTCGGTTCAAGGAAGGACCTTTCAAATGGAGTAATTAGGGCTCTTCATCCGCTTAGCTTTATAGAAGATCCGACAAGAATTCTCAGAGCTGTGAGATTCGAGCAACGTTTTGGATTTGAAATTGAGATTCGGACTGCCGAACTGCTAAAACTGTGCGCTGCTGAAGGATATTTGAATAGAGTCACCGGACAGCGGCTGCGAGATGAGTTGATCAAGACTCTACAAGAGCCCCTTCCACTGAAGGCACTTAGGAGACTTTCCAGTCTTGGCGTAACTGAAAAACTCTTCCCGCAATCGAAGTTTGATAGAGAGACTGACCTCATGCTCGACAGATATTTCAGCAGAAGAGCCAGGAACGCTTCACTGGTTGGAGAGGACAGGATTTTCTATACTCTCTTGATGATAATGCTTAGAAACAGCGACAACGAGGCTGTTGAATGGTGTATAGAACGTTACGGACTTACGAGAAACTTTCTCGACAGGCTTACTGATGCAATGAGTACTGCTGGTAGAATAGTAGTTGAGAAGCCAAGAAAGCCTTCTCAGTTTCACATCCTGTTGAAGTCAAGAAAGTCGGAAACCTTGAATTTCGTTGATTCCTGTCTCGATGAAGAACAAGATCTTCTGTTTCTAACTTATTTGAGAGGGCTGAACGAAATTAGGCTGACAGTTGATGGAACTGTGCTAATAGAAAAATACCGCATGAAAGAAGGTCCGGAAATCAGGGAACTTCTCGAAGAGTTGTTATGTGCAAGGCTGGATGGTCTTGCTGAAGAGAAGGAAGATGAGTTTGTCAGGGAATACCTGAAAGGGAGGGGATAG